One genomic segment of Luteitalea sp. includes these proteins:
- a CDS encoding sigma-70 family RNA polymerase sigma factor has protein sequence MDLLQRFAAGDLDAFETLFRQHQGEVYGWIVRLVRNPSVAEELTIDAFWRIYRAHARFDATRSFGAWARRIATNLALEHLKRHRVEVELDPSRVPEPQTQPDAVDVLEQREIRQRIGGALDRLSPKLRAAATLALVEEQPYDQIADALGVSVGTVKSRVFRAVRHMRRWLSDLVE, from the coding sequence ATGGACCTGCTGCAACGGTTTGCGGCCGGCGATCTCGACGCGTTCGAGACGCTGTTCCGCCAGCACCAAGGAGAGGTGTACGGCTGGATCGTTCGCCTCGTCCGGAACCCGTCCGTGGCCGAGGAGCTGACAATCGACGCCTTCTGGCGCATCTACCGTGCTCATGCTCGGTTCGACGCGACGCGAAGCTTTGGCGCCTGGGCGCGGCGGATAGCCACGAATCTCGCGCTGGAGCACCTGAAGCGGCACCGCGTGGAGGTCGAGCTCGATCCCTCGAGGGTGCCCGAGCCGCAGACTCAGCCGGATGCGGTCGATGTGCTCGAACAACGAGAGATACGACAGAGGATTGGCGGCGCGTTGGACCGCCTCTCACCGAAGCTGCGCGCCGCCGCGACTCTCGCATTGGTCGAGGAACAGCCATACGACCAGATTGCCGACGCGCTGGGTGTGTCGGTGGGCACTGTGAAGTCGCGTGTTTTCCGCGCCGTGCGCCACATGCGACGCTGGCTCAGTGATCTCGTGGAGTGA